In Acidobacteriota bacterium, the DNA window CGGGCTGGCGCGGACGGTGTAGGCGAAAACCTTCATCCGCGTCACTGGCCAAGCTCCGATTCGACGCGGTGGGCGAGATCCTCCAGCTCTAACGCCCAGGACGACGCGAGGGCCGGCAGTCGTGCCCCGGGGTCGTCTTCATGAAGCCCTTCGCCCTCGGGAGCGATGCTGAGGCGGAGGAAGCCTTCCAGGAACCGGAGATCGCCCACGATGGCCCGCAGCTCAGCCCGGGTGCCTCCCTCCGCCGGATTCGGCCAATGGGAGCTGTGCTCCAGCGTCATAAGGTAGATCAGCTCACCAACGCGCCGGAAGGCTTCGGCGTCCTCGGGCGGCAGCAGGTGAAGGAAGAGCTCCCGGAACGGGGCCTCGGTCCAGGCGTCGGGGTAGGATTGCGGCAGGTCGGTCATGGGTCACTCCATGGTCGGCTCAGGCCTCGACGTCGGGACCAGCCTTCGTCGGGGCCGCTTTGGTAGGTCTGGAGCGGTGCTCCCGCTCCCTCCCTGCCAACCTACCGCCGTCTGGTCACCCCGGGAACCACCAACAGAGAGTTAGGACACGACCGTTGGCTCCCGGGGCTTGCCCTGGGCCCCGCATGGCTCGATAATCAAGGGCTTGACAGGCTCCCCCACCGCGAGTTTCCTCCCATGCCGCAGATTCCCATGCCCTGAGATTCCCATATTGAGTTTCCCGGATCCTGAGATCCTTATCGCCTGAGATCCAATCCTAGGAGTGACCGATGAGCGCGAGCAATTCATCCTCAGCCAAGAAAGTCGTTCTGGCCTACAGTGGCGGCCTCGACACCGCCTGCATCCTCGCCGTTCTCCAGCAACGCGGCTACGACGTGGTGGCCTATGTCGCCGACGTCGGCCAGCAGGAGGACTTCGACCTGGTCAAGCAGCGCGCCCGCGCCGCCGGCGCGGTGGACGTGCGGGTGGAAGACCTGAAGGCGGAGTTCGTCAGCGACTACATCTTCCCGGCCATTGCCGGCAATGCCATCTACGAGAACCGCTACCTGCTGGGCACCGCCCTGGCGCGCCCCCTGATCGCCAAGCGGCAGGTGGAGATCGCCCTGGAGACCGGTGCCACCGCCGTCGCCCACGGCGCCACCGGCAAGGGCAACGATCAGGTGCGCTTCGAGCTCGCCTTTGCCGCCCTGGCACCGCAGCTGGAGGTCATCTCTCCGTGGAAGGAACGGGAGTTCCTCAACCGCTTCCAGGGCAGAACGGATCTGCTGCGCTTCGCCGAGGAGCAGGGCATCGAGGTGGAGGCCAGCGCCCAGAAGCCCTACAGCACGGACGAGAATCTCATGCACCGGAGCTACGAGGCGGGCATTCTGGAGGATCCTTTCGTCGAGCCGCCGGAGGATATGTTCAAGCTCACCCGTTCGCCCCTGGACGCGCCGGACCAGCCGGTGCGCCTGGAGATCGAGTTCAAGGACGCGATTCCCACGGCGGTCACCGACCTGGACTCCGGCGAGCGCCACCACGAGCCGCTGGACCTCTACCACTATCTCAATGGGGTGGCCGGCGAGCACGGCATCGGCCGGGTCGACCTGGTGGAGAACCGCTTCGTGGGGATCAAATCCCGCGGCGTCTACGAGACCCCGGCGGGGACGGTGCTGCACTTCGCCTTGCGCGACCTCGAAGGCATCGCCATGGACCGGGAAGTGCTGCGACTGCGCGACAGCCTGTCGCCCAAATTCACCCAG includes these proteins:
- a CDS encoding argininosuccinate synthase; the encoded protein is MSASNSSSAKKVVLAYSGGLDTACILAVLQQRGYDVVAYVADVGQQEDFDLVKQRARAAGAVDVRVEDLKAEFVSDYIFPAIAGNAIYENRYLLGTALARPLIAKRQVEIALETGATAVAHGATGKGNDQVRFELAFAALAPQLEVISPWKEREFLNRFQGRTDLLRFAEEQGIEVEASAQKPYSTDENLMHRSYEAGILEDPFVEPPEDMFKLTRSPLDAPDQPVRLEIEFKDAIPTAVTDLDSGERHHEPLDLYHYLNGVAGEHGIGRVDLVENRFVGIKSRGVYETPAGTVLHFALRDLEGIAMDREVLRLRDSLSPKFTQLIYNGFWFSPEMDFIRAAFAQAESLIDGRVRVMLYKGGLQALGRVSTSSLYDQELSSMDVEGGYDQTDARGFIRLNALRLKAHNVIVEHGDSVPEGSAPGDSETAHSEPREGATS